One window from the genome of Epinephelus moara isolate mb chromosome 21, YSFRI_EMoa_1.0, whole genome shotgun sequence encodes:
- the and2 gene encoding actinodin2 codes for MARVGRPSLSLIHTGFLLAIVLLPEFLGAVPVEQHREEEVSVVSDDVKAEAMENLKTLVRNKRNVPVLAVPQFKRLPDFWGWYKYFMDSHNQEGVEDLDRLYMAYLQNKHRSEEGPTFNHYLKHLSEIYKTCADSDDPECISESTSKPKAAVVMPAPIKSAAVRLCNPYLDPYCLYPFGPKAAAPEPEPAPAPVKVPAPILTPMLPMPLKSPTGFYYYAPVLEPFLSGAQRSELLRICNPEDVECLQYHLRAAYGYRPAVGPAPSYAALNCDPKDPYCRPPLVHKAPTGFYHLLYPTCDPAVDPLCVTNVAAPAPQAAEEAPKEQHCNPLFDAGCNPLTATKLSGLTKPVLEYAPKDKPAPPAAPLTCDPRYDPFCILAAAAALRKPAPLMPEHQVRYRLGVRGKTKEGYDCYVHYDKDCTPVKSGYEAKADIKAPAKPFCHPFDPNCGKFASPSNLKAPGPDKDGIILPDPNCDPEYDYNCRLRRAEPAAVADEPAAAKEEAADEPAKEAAAPRFEDFLRGVMSQHK; via the exons atggcACGTGTTGGACGACCATCGCTTTCCCTGATCCACACAGGATTCCTGTTAGCTATTGTTTTACTACCAG aGTTTCTGGGGGCCGTTCCAGTGGAGCAGCACAGGGAGGAGGAAG TGTCTGTGGTGTCTGATGATGTGAAGGCCGAGGCCATGGAAAACCTGAAGACGCTGGTTCGCAATAAAAGGAATGTCCCCGTCCTCGCTGTGCCCCAGTTCAAACGCCTGCCGGACTTCTGGGGATGGTACAAGTACTTCATGGACAGCCACAACCAGGAGGGA GTTGAGGATCTGGATCGCCTGTACATGGCCTACCTGCAGAACAAGCACAGGTCAGAGGAGGGCCCAACCTTCAACCACTACCTCAAGCACCTCAGTGAAATCTACAAAACTTGTGCTGATTCTGATGACCCAGAGTGCATCTCTGAGTCCACCAGCAAGCCAAAGGCTGCAGTGGTGATGCCCGCCCCCATCAAGTCTGCTGCCGTCAGGCTGTGCAACCCTTACCTCGACCCCTACTGCCTCTACCCCTTCGGCCCCAAGGCTGCTGCCCCCGAGCCTGagccagctccagctccagtcAAGGTGCCGGCCCCCATCCTCACCCCCATGCTGCCCATGCCCCTGAAGAGCCCCACTGGCTTCTACTACTACGCCCCTGTCCTGGAGCCCTTCCTGAGTGGTGCGCAGAGGTCTGAGCTGCTGAGGATCTGCAATCCTGAAGATGTGGAGTGTCTGCAGTATCACTTGCGGGCAGCTTATGGCTACCGCCCAGCTGTTGGCCCAGCCCCATCCTATGCCGCCCTCAACTGTGACCCCAAAGACCCCTACTGTAGGCCCCCCCTGGTTCACAAAGCCCCCACCGGCTTCTACCACCTGCTCTACCCCACCTGTGACCCAGCAGTCGATCCTCTGTGTGTGACCAATGTCGCTGCTCCTGCCCCCCAGGCTGCAGAGGAGGCCCCTAAAGAGCAACACTGCAACCCTCTCTTTGACGCTGGCTGCAATCCCCTGACTGCCACCAAGCTGTCCGGCCTCACCAAGCCTGTGCTGGAGTACGCCCCCAAGGACAAGCCcgcaccacctgctgctcctctgaCCTGCGACCCTCGCTATGACCCGTTCTGCATACTGGCAGCCGCCGCTGCCCTGCGCAAGCCTGCTCCACTGATGCCCGAGCACCAG gTCCGCTACAGGCTTGGCGTCCGTGGCAAGACCAAGGAGGGCTACGACTGCTATGTGCACTATGACAAAGACTGCACCCCGGTGAAGTCTGGCTATGAGGCCAAGGCCGACATCAAGGCTCCAGCCAAGCCCTTCTGCCATCCCTTTGACCCCAACTGCGGCAAGTTTGCTTCACCCTCCAACCTCAAGGCCCCTGGGCCCGACAAGGATGGCATAATCCTGCCCGACCCCAACTGTGACCCTGAGTACGACTACAACTGCCGCCTGCGTCGCGCCGAGCCCGCCGCTGTTGCTGATGAGCCTGCTGCTGCCAAGGAGGAGGCTGCTGACGAGCCCGCCAAAGAAGCCGCTGCCCCACGCTTTGAAGACTTCCTCAGGGGCGTCATGAGCCAGCACAAATAG